In one Magnolia sinica isolate HGM2019 unplaced genomic scaffold, MsV1 ctg118, whole genome shotgun sequence genomic region, the following are encoded:
- the LOC131236013 gene encoding calmodulin-binding protein 60 D-like, which translates to MLPGLVEQMLPGLVQQFLPEIVKGSQHCACKKQQYGKQVDKSASRSLQLKFKNKPFLPIFTNKKVEGEDSSDLTLELVDAVTGQVVNSGPESSMEVEIVVLDGDFKCNEDNNWEPEYFRFNIVSERDKKGKKNLLTGSVLLTLKEGVGVAHDIKITDNSKWIRSGEFRLGVRVEKGYFNGMRVKEAVTEQFVVREDHGKYYEKHYPPSLVDKVWRLENISEKGVFYNRLSNKHIFTVKDFLTATYGSSTAPRGKISSHLHCNLHHLIMHIHYVHDQYICVYI; encoded by the exons ATGCTACCAGGGCTTGTTGAACAGATGCTACCAGGGCTTGTTCAACAGTTTTTACCAGAGATTGTTAAAGGGTCACAACATTGTGCTTGCAAGAAACA ACAATATGGGAAACAAGTGGATAAGTCAGCCTCAAGAAGCCTACAACTCAAGTTTAAAAACAAGCCTTTTCTTCCGATCTTCACCAATAAAAAAGTTGAAGGAGAGGACTCTTCTGATTTAACTCTAGAGTTAGTTGATGCCGTGACTGGCCAAGTTGTTAACTCAGGTCCTGAATCCTCAATGGAGGTGGAAATAGTAGTCCTTGATGGAGATTTTAAATGCAATGAAGACAACAATTGGGAACCTGAATATTTTAGGTTTAATATTGTATCAGAAAGAGATAAAAAAGGCAAGAAAAATCTTCTTACTGGGAGTGTGCTTTTGACTCTAAAAGAGGGAGTTGGTGTAGCACATGATATAAAAATTACAGATAATTCAAAATGGATTCGGAGTGGTGAATTTAGGTTAGGTGTAAGAGTTGAAAAAGGTTATTTTAATGGAATGAGAGTAAAAGAAGCAGTCACCGAACAGTTCGTCGTTAGGGAGGATCATGGAAAAT ATTACGAGAAGCACTATCCACCATCATTGGTTGATAAAGTATGGCGCTTGGAAAATATTAGCGAAAAAGGTGTTTTTTACAATCGTTTAAGCAACAAGCACATCTTTACTGTAAAGGACTTCCTGACTGCTACATATGGATCATCAACAGCTCCGAGAGGTAAGATCTCATCTCACCTTCATTGTAACTTGCACCATCTGATTATGCATATACATTATGTACATGATCAATACATATGTGTCTACATATAA